A genomic region of Phenylobacterium parvum contains the following coding sequences:
- a CDS encoding translocation/assembly module TamB domain-containing protein, which translates to MLAGLVVVSPMALRSPRGLALVESIADGLPAGRLGHLEVKGLSGDPLGELSVRRLAIRDEKGVWLDASNLKVRWSPLALTGREVKIDNASAERVRIVRRPVLGPPQPPKPLPVTVTLARLSAVIEMEPEFSVRRGLFRIGGNLQARRGEGGYSARLDADSLLRQGDHLDVELDLGDDRPLKVRAEALEVGGGALAGALGLAADRPFRLSLSADGKVDAGRVRADLRSGALQPVKLDGGWRPDGGEAAGVVDLSASTLTRPVADRIGPLAKISGTAIGQAGQRGRYVIDLGVVTDAARVSLQGPVELDDRRTGEGGVVLRAEAPSLGRILGGFDAGPARVNGRLSGDLDAWTLKGDARVERAGLSGYVLGSAAGPFEVKSARGRFDLDADIKGGGGKGQGLVYALLGAAPSLELKAARLAEGELLIEDLQARGAGFKASGSGSRGLLGGLAFSGRADVSRLDAGLPGASGSLTAKWSARMAKPQAPWEVSLSASGDRFASGVAELDRLLGGRPQLDARLTLRDRNLRFDRLDLKGAAIEVRAPGARLTGEALEAPFTWSANGPFAAGPVEVSGKASGKGRLGGTLAAPDLGMSADFDAISLPGLLLRTARLDLNWTRQGGSAQVKAASPYGPASASTRFAFPVGGVRLTDIQVDAGGLRAGGEATLGARGASQADLAVDLGPGAFLAEGRVTGSVRLQDRKGQEPWVEADLTAKNALLPGESLSVTEGRLSAEGPLSRLPFRLDARGQTPAGDWSLDGRGFAAQQAGGFRIDFDGGGEAAGRQVRTIETAILELDGAEQRARLRLSVGKGGTAALDLLLAPRQARIAGRLDDVPASFLNPDLAGRLDANFQVQGDGARLVGQADGRLQDVRASDSDASLGISGGFHATLGGERLTVKADLSNPQGMRAEGDVGIPVTTRLEGFRIAPDRQGPLSGRVAATGEIRPLWDLFVGGEQSLSGRVDLRGDLSGSLAAPRAAGTADIENGAFADGATGLVLKNVIVRSRLSETAIQIDRATGADGQGGTLSGAGVISLREGAASSFRLDLLNFRVIDNELATATASGQASMTRAVDGRITLTGGLTINRADVTAAAPTPTGVTPLAVTEINRPVEVGRKAGRKGSGPAVALDVTLKAPQQVYIRGQGLDLEMSVDARVSGTSARPRLTGLARVVRGSYAFADKRFEIDPSGVVYLSEDPARIRLDLAAVRSDPDLTATVRIRGTAARPEISLTSSPPLPTDEIFSRILFGRSASQLSPLETAQLASAVASMAGGGGLDVIGNLRGLAGLDRLTFAGGGDGDGVEVSGGKYLTDNVLLIVTGGGRDGGSAQVEWNVSRSLSLISKLSGQGGNTLSVRWRRDY; encoded by the coding sequence GTGCTCGCGGGTCTTGTGGTGGTCTCACCCATGGCCCTGCGATCGCCGCGGGGACTGGCCCTCGTGGAGTCCATCGCCGACGGTCTGCCCGCCGGACGCCTCGGCCACCTCGAGGTGAAGGGCTTGTCCGGGGACCCGCTGGGCGAGCTGTCCGTCCGGCGCCTGGCCATCCGTGACGAGAAGGGGGTTTGGCTCGACGCTTCCAACCTGAAGGTCCGCTGGAGCCCCCTGGCCCTCACCGGCCGCGAAGTGAAGATTGATAACGCATCTGCCGAGCGGGTCCGGATTGTCCGGCGACCTGTCCTCGGCCCGCCCCAGCCGCCGAAGCCGCTTCCGGTGACCGTGACCCTCGCCCGACTTTCGGCGGTCATCGAGATGGAGCCAGAGTTCAGCGTCCGCCGGGGCCTGTTCCGGATCGGTGGGAACCTCCAGGCCCGGCGGGGCGAAGGCGGCTACTCCGCACGCCTGGACGCCGACAGCCTGCTTCGCCAGGGCGACCACCTCGATGTTGAACTCGACCTGGGCGATGACCGTCCGCTCAAGGTCCGGGCCGAGGCCTTGGAGGTCGGAGGCGGCGCCCTGGCGGGCGCTCTGGGCCTGGCGGCCGACAGGCCGTTCCGGCTTTCCCTCTCGGCCGACGGAAAGGTGGATGCCGGGCGGGTCCGCGCCGACCTCCGTTCCGGCGCCCTGCAACCCGTAAAGCTTGATGGCGGTTGGCGGCCTGACGGGGGGGAGGCGGCCGGTGTTGTCGACCTTTCCGCCTCCACCCTGACCCGCCCCGTCGCGGATCGTATTGGTCCGCTGGCGAAGATCTCCGGAACAGCCATCGGACAGGCGGGTCAGCGGGGTCGATATGTCATCGACCTGGGGGTCGTCACCGACGCCGCCCGGGTGTCCCTGCAGGGGCCCGTGGAGCTGGATGACCGTCGCACCGGGGAGGGGGGCGTCGTCCTCCGCGCAGAGGCGCCCTCGCTGGGCCGGATCCTCGGCGGCTTCGACGCCGGGCCTGCGCGGGTGAACGGTCGCCTTTCCGGAGACCTCGACGCCTGGACGCTGAAGGGGGACGCCCGGGTGGAGCGCGCGGGCCTGTCCGGCTACGTCCTGGGATCCGCGGCCGGGCCCTTCGAGGTGAAGAGCGCCCGCGGCCGGTTCGACCTCGACGCCGATATCAAGGGCGGCGGCGGGAAGGGGCAGGGGCTGGTCTACGCGCTCCTGGGCGCTGCGCCCAGCCTGGAACTCAAGGCCGCCCGGCTGGCGGAAGGCGAACTCCTGATCGAGGACCTCCAGGCCCGGGGCGCGGGCTTCAAGGCTTCCGGCTCCGGTTCCCGCGGCCTGCTGGGCGGCCTCGCCTTTTCCGGGCGCGCCGATGTCAGCCGGCTGGATGCGGGGCTGCCAGGCGCCTCGGGCAGCCTGACCGCGAAATGGAGCGCCCGGATGGCGAAGCCCCAGGCTCCCTGGGAAGTATCGCTCAGCGCCAGCGGCGACCGCTTCGCCAGCGGCGTCGCCGAGCTTGATCGCCTCCTGGGAGGACGGCCACAGCTGGACGCCCGCCTGACCCTCCGCGACCGGAACCTGCGCTTCGACCGGCTGGACCTGAAAGGGGCGGCCATTGAGGTCCGGGCGCCGGGCGCCCGCCTCACGGGAGAGGCCCTGGAGGCGCCCTTCACCTGGTCGGCGAACGGGCCGTTCGCCGCGGGCCCTGTCGAGGTCTCCGGAAAGGCCTCCGGGAAAGGGCGACTGGGTGGGACCCTGGCCGCCCCAGACCTTGGCATGTCGGCCGACTTCGACGCCATCAGCCTGCCCGGACTTCTGCTCAGGACCGCGCGCCTGGACCTGAACTGGACCCGCCAGGGGGGCTCGGCGCAGGTCAAGGCCGCCAGTCCCTATGGGCCAGCTTCGGCCAGCACCCGCTTCGCCTTCCCGGTGGGTGGAGTGCGCCTGACGGACATCCAGGTGGATGCCGGCGGGTTACGCGCCGGGGGCGAGGCGACCCTGGGCGCCCGCGGCGCCTCCCAGGCCGACCTGGCGGTTGATCTTGGCCCGGGCGCCTTTCTTGCCGAGGGGCGCGTGACAGGCTCCGTGCGCCTGCAGGACCGCAAGGGGCAGGAGCCCTGGGTGGAGGCCGATCTCACCGCGAAGAACGCCCTCCTGCCCGGCGAGAGCCTGTCCGTTACTGAGGGACGACTCTCGGCGGAGGGGCCCCTCTCGCGCCTGCCGTTCCGGCTCGACGCGCGAGGTCAGACCCCGGCCGGGGACTGGAGCCTCGATGGGCGCGGCTTCGCCGCCCAGCAGGCTGGAGGATTCCGGATCGACTTCGATGGCGGCGGCGAAGCGGCCGGCCGCCAGGTGAGGACGATCGAGACCGCCATCCTGGAACTGGACGGCGCTGAGCAAAGGGCGAGGCTGCGGCTGTCTGTCGGCAAGGGTGGGACGGCCGCCCTGGACCTTCTTCTGGCCCCCCGCCAAGCCCGGATTGCGGGGCGCCTGGATGACGTTCCGGCCAGCTTCCTCAATCCTGACCTCGCCGGCCGACTGGACGCGAACTTCCAGGTGCAGGGCGACGGCGCCCGGCTGGTGGGACAGGCGGACGGCCGCCTCCAGGACGTCCGGGCGAGCGACAGCGATGCCTCCCTCGGGATCAGCGGCGGGTTCCACGCCACCCTTGGCGGGGAGCGGCTCACGGTCAAGGCGGACCTATCCAACCCCCAGGGCATGCGGGCCGAAGGGGATGTGGGCATTCCGGTCACGACCCGGTTGGAGGGTTTCCGGATCGCGCCGGACCGGCAGGGACCGCTCAGCGGGCGTGTCGCCGCGACCGGAGAAATCCGTCCTCTCTGGGACCTTTTCGTCGGGGGCGAGCAGAGCCTCAGCGGGCGCGTCGACCTGCGCGGCGACCTCTCTGGCTCCCTTGCGGCGCCCCGGGCGGCCGGGACTGCGGACATCGAGAACGGCGCCTTTGCCGACGGGGCCACCGGCCTGGTCCTCAAGAACGTGATTGTCCGCTCGCGCCTGTCCGAGACAGCCATCCAGATCGACCGGGCGACAGGTGCGGACGGGCAGGGCGGGACCCTGTCGGGGGCAGGCGTAATCTCCCTCCGGGAAGGGGCCGCGAGTTCCTTCCGCCTCGATCTCCTGAACTTCCGGGTGATCGACAACGAACTGGCGACGGCGACGGCGTCGGGCCAGGCCTCGATGACCCGCGCCGTCGACGGTCGGATCACCCTGACCGGCGGCCTGACCATCAACCGGGCGGACGTGACGGCGGCGGCGCCGACCCCGACAGGGGTGACCCCCCTGGCGGTGACCGAGATCAACCGTCCGGTCGAGGTTGGCCGCAAGGCGGGCCGCAAGGGTTCGGGCCCGGCGGTGGCGCTGGACGTGACCCTCAAGGCGCCCCAGCAGGTCTACATCCGGGGCCAGGGACTGGACCTTGAGATGTCGGTGGACGCCCGGGTCTCCGGCACCTCGGCGCGTCCGCGTCTCACCGGCCTGGCCCGGGTGGTTCGGGGGTCCTACGCCTTTGCCGACAAGCGGTTCGAGATTGACCCCTCCGGCGTCGTCTACCTTTCCGAGGACCCGGCGCGGATCCGCCTGGACCTGGCGGCGGTCCGCAGCGATCCGGACCTCACCGCCACGGTGAGGATCCGCGGCACCGCGGCGCGCCCGGAGATCAGCCTCACCTCGTCTCCGCCCCTGCCGACCGATGAGATCTTCTCGCGAATCCTCTTCGGGCGTTCAGCCTCCCAGCTGTCGCCGCTGGAAACGGCCCAGCTGGCCTCAGCCGTGGCGTCCATGGCTGGCGGCGGCGGCCTGGATGTCATCGGCAACCTGCGCGGACTTGCCGGGCTGGACCGTCTGACCTTCGCTGGCGGCGGGGATGGCGACGGCGTTGAGGTTTCAGGCGGCAAGTACCTGACCGACAACGTTCTTCTGATCGTCACGGGCGGGGGCCGCGACGGTGGCTCGGCACAGGTGGAATGGAATGTCAGCCGTTCGCTCAGCCTGATCTCCAAGCTGTCGGGGCAGGGGGGAAACACCCTGTCGGTCCGCTGGCGGCGCGACTACTGA
- the hspQ gene encoding heat shock protein HspQ — MNVQQGRSSEDLNPIAIVREAKFAIGDVVKHRIFPFRGVIFDVDPTFNNTEEWWLSIPEHVRPRKDQPFYHLLAENEESAYVAYVSEQNLLADETGEPVGHPQAPEIFEAFEPGRYRLRPNVSN; from the coding sequence ATGAACGTCCAGCAAGGCCGATCCAGCGAAGATCTGAACCCGATCGCCATTGTCCGCGAGGCGAAGTTCGCGATCGGGGACGTGGTCAAACACCGGATCTTCCCCTTCCGGGGCGTGATCTTCGACGTCGATCCCACCTTCAACAATACCGAGGAGTGGTGGCTTTCGATCCCCGAGCACGTCCGTCCGAGGAAGGACCAGCCCTTCTACCACCTGCTGGCCGAGAACGAGGAAAGCGCCTACGTCGCCTACGTCTCCGAGCAGAACCTCCTTGCCGACGAGACCGGAGAGCCGGTCGGGCATCCCCAGGCGCCGGAGATCTTCGAGGCCTTCGAACCCGGCCGCTACCGGCTTCGGCCGAACGTCAGCAACTGA
- a CDS encoding Ppx/GppA phosphatase family protein — protein sequence MSDSPSAPGAAQNDRERGAGSAGKVLYGALDLGTNNCRLLIATPNGRGFRVVDAYSRIVRLGEGLSQTGRLSDAAMDRALAALRVSAEKVRRRGVSRFKAIATQACRSALNGAEFIERVAAETGLRLEVISPKEEARLSVAGCANLIDRQADAALVVDVGGGSTELSWIDLRTSRTRPGRPPIQAWRSIPLGVVTLAEQFPEGSVPPQAWFRSMVDCFRDRLAEFHGADDLRPLFEAGQAHIIGTSGAITSLAGLHLDLPRYDRSRVDGIWMTRAECEASADRLIAMSIAERGAQPCIGPERADLVLAGAAILQAVQELWPCDRVRVADRGLREGLLLSMMSSRGRRRSRGGRKTSGAPT from the coding sequence ATGTCAGACTCGCCGAGCGCCCCGGGCGCCGCGCAGAACGATCGCGAACGCGGCGCGGGGTCCGCCGGGAAGGTGCTTTACGGGGCGCTGGACCTGGGCACCAACAACTGCCGCCTGCTGATCGCCACCCCCAACGGGCGGGGTTTCCGCGTCGTGGACGCCTATTCGCGCATCGTCCGCCTGGGCGAAGGACTTTCGCAGACCGGCCGCCTGTCCGACGCCGCCATGGACCGGGCTCTCGCGGCCCTCAGGGTGAGCGCCGAGAAGGTGCGTCGCCGTGGCGTCTCCCGCTTCAAGGCCATCGCCACCCAGGCCTGCCGCTCAGCCCTGAACGGGGCGGAGTTCATCGAACGGGTCGCGGCCGAAACCGGTCTTCGGCTGGAGGTCATCTCTCCCAAGGAAGAGGCCCGCCTGTCCGTGGCCGGCTGCGCCAACCTCATCGACCGCCAGGCGGACGCCGCCCTGGTGGTGGATGTCGGCGGGGGTTCCACCGAACTGTCGTGGATCGATCTTCGCACTTCCCGGACCCGCCCGGGTCGGCCGCCCATCCAGGCCTGGCGTTCGATCCCGCTGGGCGTTGTCACCCTGGCTGAACAGTTTCCCGAGGGGTCCGTCCCGCCCCAGGCCTGGTTCCGGTCCATGGTCGACTGCTTCCGGGACCGGCTGGCGGAGTTCCACGGCGCCGATGATCTTCGGCCCCTGTTTGAGGCCGGACAGGCGCACATCATCGGCACTTCGGGGGCCATCACCAGCCTCGCCGGACTGCACCTGGACCTTCCCAGGTACGACCGAAGCCGCGTGGACGGGATCTGGATGACGCGCGCCGAGTGCGAGGCCTCGGCCGACCGGCTGATCGCCATGAGCATCGCCGAACGCGGCGCCCAGCCCTGCATCGGCCCCGAGCGCGCCGACCTTGTCCTGGCGGGCGCCGCCATCCTCCAGGCCGTCCAGGAGCTCTGGCCTTGCGACCGGGTGCGGGTGGCAGACCGCGGGCTTCGCGAGGGGCTCCTCCTGTCCATGATGTCCAGCCGCGGGCGGCGTCGCTCGAGGGGTGGGCGCAAGACCTCCGGGGCGCCGACATGA
- a CDS encoding RlmE family RNA methyltransferase has protein sequence MTEPPRRRMVKPPTGGTEEGRGKPARLKTAKMRTPSSQAWLSRQINDPWSAKARAHGYRSRAAYKLTDIADRFGLLKPGQRVIDLGAAPGGWTQVALERGVTRIAGVDLLPVEPLPPAILIQADFTDPDVGDQLVEALGGPPDLVMSDMAPNTVGHRRTDHLRIVGLIDAAVDFAEAVLPPGGAFVAKAFQGGEISEVITRLKRSFAHVRNVKPPASRADSSETYLVATGFRGHPAAGLAPVGR, from the coding sequence ATGACCGAGCCCCCCCGCCGCCGAATGGTCAAGCCGCCCACGGGCGGCACGGAGGAGGGCCGTGGCAAGCCGGCTCGCCTGAAGACCGCCAAGATGCGCACGCCGTCATCCCAGGCCTGGCTGTCCCGGCAGATCAATGATCCCTGGTCGGCCAAGGCCCGGGCACATGGCTATCGCAGCCGGGCCGCCTACAAGCTGACGGACATCGCCGACCGCTTTGGCCTCCTGAAGCCGGGCCAGAGGGTCATTGACCTGGGCGCCGCCCCGGGCGGTTGGACCCAGGTGGCCCTGGAGCGCGGTGTGACGCGGATCGCAGGGGTCGACCTCCTGCCCGTGGAGCCCCTGCCGCCGGCCATTCTGATCCAGGCGGACTTCACCGATCCCGATGTCGGAGACCAGCTGGTCGAGGCCCTGGGCGGTCCCCCGGACCTGGTGATGTCGGACATGGCGCCCAATACGGTCGGGCATCGCCGGACCGATCACCTGCGCATCGTCGGACTTATCGACGCGGCGGTCGATTTCGCCGAGGCCGTCCTGCCCCCGGGCGGAGCCTTCGTGGCCAAGGCCTTCCAGGGCGGGGAGATCAGCGAGGTCATCACCCGCCTGAAGCGCAGCTTCGCCCATGTCCGCAACGTCAAGCCCCCGGCCAGCCGTGCGGACTCCTCGGAGACCTACCTCGTCGCCACGGGATTCCGCGGCCATCCCGCCGCCGGCCTTGCGCCAGTGGGCCGCTAG
- the guaB gene encoding IMP dehydrogenase, which yields MEIREGLTFDDVLLEPGASEVMPGQVDTTTRFTRAIRLNIPIVSSAMDTVTESRLAIAMAQAGGMGILHRNLTVDEQADQVREVKRYESGMVINPMTIHPDTSLREIREIKARRRISGFPVVEPGTGRLVGMLTNRDMRFENGDDVPARALMTSENLITVREGCTQEEARDLLRRHKIERLIVVDDAYRAVGLITVKDMEKAQAHPLAAKDAQGRLLVGAASTVGDGGFERSMALVEAGVDVVVIDTAHGHNADVLKAVARLRREANRVQIVAGNVATYDGTRALIDAGADAVKVGIGPGSICTTRIVAGVGVPQLTAIADAARAARDTDVPVIADGGIKYSGDFAKALAMGAHAAMMGSAFAGTDEAPGEVFLYQGRSYKAYRGMGSLGAMANGSADRYFQKEVSALKLVPEGIEGQVAYKGPIGAVLHQMVGGLRAAMGYVGAGDIPAFQSKARFVRITGAGLRESHVHDVMMTREAPNYTSPV from the coding sequence ATGGAGATTCGCGAAGGCCTTACCTTCGACGACGTTTTGCTCGAACCCGGCGCTTCTGAAGTGATGCCCGGACAGGTGGACACGACCACCCGGTTCACCCGCGCGATCCGCCTCAACATCCCCATCGTTTCGTCCGCCATGGACACGGTGACGGAAAGCCGCCTCGCCATCGCGATGGCCCAGGCGGGGGGCATGGGCATCCTGCACAGGAACCTGACTGTCGACGAGCAGGCCGACCAGGTCCGTGAGGTGAAGCGCTACGAGAGCGGCATGGTCATCAATCCGATGACCATCCATCCCGATACCTCCCTGCGCGAGATCCGGGAGATCAAGGCGCGGCGCCGGATCTCCGGTTTCCCGGTGGTGGAGCCCGGCACTGGACGGCTGGTGGGCATGCTCACCAACCGGGACATGCGTTTCGAGAACGGCGACGACGTCCCGGCCCGGGCCCTGATGACCTCCGAGAACCTGATCACCGTGCGCGAGGGCTGCACGCAGGAAGAGGCCCGCGACCTTCTCCGGCGGCACAAGATCGAGCGGCTGATCGTGGTCGACGACGCCTACCGCGCGGTCGGCCTGATCACGGTCAAGGACATGGAGAAGGCGCAGGCCCATCCCCTGGCGGCCAAGGACGCCCAGGGGCGGCTGCTGGTCGGTGCGGCCTCGACCGTCGGCGACGGCGGCTTCGAGCGGTCCATGGCCCTGGTGGAAGCCGGAGTCGACGTGGTGGTCATCGACACCGCCCATGGCCACAACGCCGATGTCCTGAAGGCCGTGGCCCGGCTGCGGCGTGAGGCCAACCGGGTCCAGATCGTGGCGGGCAATGTGGCCACCTACGACGGAACCCGCGCCCTGATCGACGCCGGTGCAGACGCGGTGAAGGTCGGGATTGGACCCGGCTCGATCTGCACCACCCGCATCGTGGCCGGCGTGGGCGTGCCCCAGCTGACGGCCATCGCCGACGCCGCCCGCGCCGCCCGCGACACCGACGTCCCGGTGATCGCCGACGGCGGGATCAAGTACTCCGGCGACTTCGCCAAGGCCCTGGCCATGGGCGCCCATGCGGCCATGATGGGCTCGGCCTTCGCCGGTACGGACGAGGCCCCGGGTGAGGTCTTCCTGTACCAGGGCCGGTCCTACAAGGCCTACCGCGGCATGGGCTCCCTGGGCGCCATGGCCAATGGTTCCGCCGACCGCTACTTCCAGAAGGAGGTCTCGGCCCTGAAGCTGGTGCCCGAGGGCATCGAGGGCCAGGTGGCCTACAAGGGCCCGATCGGCGCCGTGCTCCACCAGATGGTGGGCGGCCTGAGGGCGGCCATGGGCTATGTCGGGGCGGGCGACATTCCCGCCTTCCAGTCCAAGGCGCGGTTCGTGCGCATCACCGGGGCGGGCCTGCGCGAGAGCCATGTCCACGACGTGATGATGACCCGTGAAGCCCCCAACTATACGAGCCCGGTGTAA
- a CDS encoding MAPEG family protein has product MVAEPELLLLGAAIAVGLVQLMWAAAAARRQQDLKWAAGARDEAMPISGVAARLDRAFRNFMETFPLFAAAVLAVVIAGKAGDLSLWGSALYVVCRALYAPIYAAGTYMIRSLVWTLSLAGIVMVVAALFLA; this is encoded by the coding sequence ATGGTCGCTGAGCCTGAACTGCTTCTTCTCGGGGCCGCCATCGCGGTTGGTCTTGTCCAGCTGATGTGGGCCGCCGCCGCAGCGCGACGCCAGCAGGACCTGAAGTGGGCGGCCGGGGCGCGGGACGAGGCCATGCCGATCTCGGGCGTCGCCGCCCGCCTCGACAGGGCCTTCCGCAACTTCATGGAGACCTTTCCCCTGTTCGCCGCCGCCGTGCTGGCTGTGGTGATCGCGGGCAAGGCCGGGGACCTCAGCCTCTGGGGCTCGGCCCTCTACGTTGTCTGCCGGGCCCTCTACGCGCCGATCTACGCGGCGGGGACCTACATGATCCGGAGCCTGGTCTGGACCCTCTCCCTGGCGGGCATCGTCATGGTGGTCGCGGCGCTCTTCCTTGCGTGA
- a CDS encoding RsmB/NOP family class I SAM-dependent RNA methyltransferase, with product MRDAGRIEAAIRVLNEIESARRPSRLALKAWSDSARYAGSGDRAFVAGLVLDALRRRRSAAWCMGSDTPRGAVLGVLALHWGWPADRIAAAFAEAPHGPGALDADEQAHLARPIDISGATDAVAADLPDWLAPAFARVFGDRVRTEGEALARRAPVDLRVNTLKSDPARALRAAGPLGAHPVPDLPLTLRIDPPQAAQRTPSVESLPAFLKGGIEIQDAGSQIAADCAGDIKGAQVLDLCAGGGGKTLALAAAMASTGQVYAYDSDARRLADTVRRGERAGVRNLQVRTPLRPDPLKDLEGRMDLVFIDAPCSGSGAWRRHPDTKWRLTPEALTRRQADQDAVLDAGVLYVRPGGRMIYVTCSVLAEENEDRVAAFLARRPDFHILPATDAPHLLPRLTAEGYLRLTPATSDTDGFFVAVLARADGRTPA from the coding sequence TTGCGTGACGCAGGGCGGATTGAAGCGGCGATCCGGGTCCTCAACGAGATTGAGTCCGCCCGGCGACCCTCACGCCTTGCCCTGAAGGCCTGGAGCGACTCCGCGCGCTACGCCGGCTCCGGCGACCGGGCCTTCGTTGCCGGACTGGTCCTCGACGCCCTGCGCCGCCGCCGCTCCGCCGCCTGGTGCATGGGCTCCGACACGCCGCGGGGCGCTGTCCTGGGCGTCCTGGCCCTGCACTGGGGCTGGCCGGCCGACCGCATCGCCGCCGCCTTCGCCGAAGCTCCGCATGGCCCCGGCGCCCTGGACGCCGACGAGCAGGCCCATCTCGCCAGGCCCATCGATATCTCCGGCGCCACGGACGCCGTGGCCGCTGACCTTCCCGACTGGCTGGCGCCGGCCTTCGCCCGCGTCTTTGGCGACAGGGTCCGCACCGAGGGCGAGGCCCTGGCCCGCCGTGCGCCCGTGGACCTGCGCGTCAACACCCTGAAGAGCGATCCGGCGCGGGCCCTGAGGGCGGCCGGGCCCCTCGGCGCCCACCCGGTGCCGGACCTTCCCCTGACCCTTCGGATCGATCCGCCGCAGGCCGCCCAGCGGACCCCCTCGGTGGAAAGCCTGCCGGCCTTCCTGAAGGGCGGCATCGAGATCCAGGACGCCGGTTCCCAGATCGCCGCGGACTGTGCGGGCGATATCAAGGGCGCCCAGGTGCTGGACCTGTGCGCCGGCGGTGGCGGCAAGACCCTGGCCCTGGCCGCCGCCATGGCCTCGACCGGACAGGTCTACGCCTACGATTCCGACGCCCGGCGGCTGGCCGACACGGTGCGGCGCGGGGAGAGGGCGGGGGTGCGCAACCTCCAGGTCCGCACGCCCCTGCGGCCGGATCCCCTGAAGGACCTCGAGGGCAGGATGGACCTGGTCTTCATCGATGCGCCCTGCTCAGGCTCAGGCGCCTGGCGCCGGCACCCCGACACCAAGTGGCGCCTGACTCCCGAGGCCCTGACCCGGCGCCAGGCCGACCAGGACGCCGTCCTCGACGCCGGGGTGCTCTACGTCCGCCCCGGCGGGCGGATGATCTACGTCACCTGCTCGGTTTTGGCCGAGGAGAACGAGGACCGCGTTGCAGCCTTCCTGGCCAGGCGCCCGGATTTCCACATCCTTCCCGCCACGGACGCCCCGCACCTGCTTCCGCGCCTGACGGCGGAAGGCTATCTCCGGCTGACACCCGCGACCTCAGACACCGACGGATTCTTCGTCGCCGTCCTGGCCCGGGCCGATGGAAGGACCCCCGCATGA